In Modestobacter versicolor, a single genomic region encodes these proteins:
- a CDS encoding MFS transporter encodes MRRRGEDGSLPREVGVLAIVAFVVALGFGVVAPAIPLFVRDYGVGTTAVGFAVSAFAFFRFVSAFGSGALVERAGERAVLAAGLAVVAVTTGLAGLAGNFPLFVTLRAAGGIGSAMFTVAALSLLLRTAPAAQRGRAAATYQGGFILGGIAGPAAGGFLAEISPRVPFFVYAGFLLIAGAVALVLLRPAALPPADPPAGPAVDDGGGPEPSTAAVPPPGAGDGGLRSALRSRAYVAALVANLGVGWVLFGVRNSLVPLYVTEELGQTVAWAGAGLLAGSVAQAVGLLRAGRLSDSWGRRPSLVVGTGLATASIAVLVLPPATGAFLLAMATFGLGASLLASVPAAVVGDVSPARGGRVVAVFQMVADLGAVVGPLVAGWLTDAFSFQVAFAVSAAVLGLGLLAALAMPRQARPAA; translated from the coding sequence GTGCGACGACGCGGCGAGGACGGCTCGCTCCCCCGCGAGGTCGGCGTGCTGGCGATCGTCGCCTTCGTGGTGGCGCTCGGCTTCGGCGTCGTCGCCCCCGCGATCCCGTTGTTCGTCCGCGACTACGGCGTCGGGACGACGGCGGTCGGGTTCGCGGTCAGCGCCTTCGCCTTCTTCCGGTTCGTCTCCGCGTTCGGCAGCGGCGCCCTGGTCGAGCGGGCCGGCGAGCGCGCCGTGCTGGCCGCCGGGCTGGCGGTCGTCGCCGTCACCACGGGGCTGGCCGGCCTGGCCGGCAACTTCCCGCTGTTCGTCACGCTGCGCGCCGCCGGCGGCATCGGCAGCGCGATGTTCACCGTGGCAGCCCTCTCCCTGCTGCTGCGGACCGCGCCGGCGGCGCAGCGCGGCCGGGCCGCGGCGACGTACCAGGGCGGCTTCATCCTCGGCGGCATCGCCGGCCCGGCCGCCGGCGGCTTCCTCGCCGAGATCTCCCCCCGGGTGCCGTTCTTCGTCTACGCCGGGTTCCTGCTGATCGCCGGGGCGGTCGCCCTGGTGCTGCTCCGGCCGGCGGCGCTGCCCCCGGCCGACCCGCCGGCCGGCCCCGCGGTGGACGACGGCGGCGGCCCGGAGCCCTCGACCGCCGCCGTCCCGCCGCCCGGCGCCGGGGACGGCGGGCTGCGGTCGGCGCTGCGCTCGCGCGCCTACGTCGCTGCGCTGGTGGCGAACCTCGGCGTCGGCTGGGTGCTGTTCGGGGTGCGCAACTCGCTGGTGCCGCTGTACGTGACCGAGGAGCTCGGCCAGACGGTGGCCTGGGCCGGCGCCGGGCTGCTCGCCGGGTCGGTGGCGCAGGCGGTCGGTCTGCTGCGGGCCGGCCGGCTGTCGGACTCCTGGGGGCGGCGACCGTCGCTGGTGGTGGGCACCGGGCTGGCGACCGCGTCGATCGCCGTCCTGGTGCTCCCCCCGGCGACCGGCGCGTTCCTGCTGGCCATGGCCACGTTCGGGCTGGGCGCCTCGCTGTTGGCCAGCGTGCCGGCCGCGGTGGTCGGCGACGTGAGCCCGGCCCGCGGCGGCCGGGTGGTGGCGGTCTTCCAGATGGTCGCCGACCTCGGCGCGGTCGTCGGGCCGCTGGTGGCCGGCTGGCTCACCGACGCGTTCTCCTTCCAGGTGGCGTTCGCGGTGAGCGCGGCCGTGCTGGGGCTGGGCCTGCTCGCCGCCCTGGCGATGCCCCGCCAGGCGCGTCCGGCGGCCTGA
- a CDS encoding potassium channel family protein translates to MSGVQAWAVTALGAAVLAVGLRDVFHTLWHPSGHGGVSRRVMAAVWRAGRRARQQGRSSVLAGPLAMVVVVFTWVTLVVLGCTLVYWPHLPAGFVTSSELEFQEGPLFLDALYLSTVTVATLGFGDIVPVSEWLRVLVPLQALIGFALVTAAVTWVLQIYPALTRRRALAIRLSLLHRVDARRLVDDADSDLAAPVLESLATELVQSRVDLTQYSETYYFRDGDDQASLPAMLGVAVHLRGAAREAPRSDVRIAGELLGHAIDDFARIVALQFLRDGLPPDDVVDAYAADHGHQVTRP, encoded by the coding sequence GTGTCCGGAGTGCAGGCGTGGGCGGTCACCGCCCTCGGCGCGGCCGTGCTGGCCGTCGGGTTGCGGGACGTCTTCCACACGCTGTGGCACCCCAGCGGTCACGGGGGCGTGAGCCGCCGGGTGATGGCCGCGGTGTGGCGGGCCGGGCGGCGCGCCCGGCAGCAGGGCCGGTCTAGCGTGCTGGCCGGCCCGCTGGCGATGGTGGTCGTCGTGTTCACCTGGGTGACCCTGGTGGTGCTGGGCTGCACGCTCGTCTACTGGCCGCACCTGCCCGCCGGCTTCGTCACGAGCAGCGAGCTGGAGTTCCAGGAGGGGCCGCTGTTCCTGGACGCGCTCTACCTGTCGACGGTCACCGTGGCCACGCTCGGCTTCGGCGACATCGTGCCGGTGTCGGAGTGGCTGCGGGTGCTCGTCCCGCTGCAGGCGCTCATCGGCTTCGCCCTGGTGACGGCCGCGGTGACCTGGGTGCTGCAGATCTACCCGGCGCTGACCCGGCGGCGGGCGCTGGCGATCCGGCTCTCCCTCCTGCACCGGGTCGACGCCCGCCGGCTGGTCGACGACGCGGACAGCGACCTGGCCGCGCCCGTGCTGGAGAGCCTGGCCACCGAGCTGGTGCAGAGCCGGGTCGACCTCACCCAGTACTCCGAGACCTACTACTTCCGGGACGGCGACGACCAGGCCTCGCTGCCGGCGATGCTGGGCGTGGCCGTGCACCTGCGGGGAGCGGCGCGGGAGGCGCCGCGCTCCGACGTCCGGATCGCCGGGGAGCTGCTGGGGCACGCGATCGACGACTTCGCCCGGATCGTGGCCCTGCAGTTCCTGCGTGACGGCCTCCCCCCGGACGACGTGGTGGACGCCTACGCCGCCGACCACGGGCACCAGGTCACCCGCCCCTGA
- a CDS encoding SDR family NAD(P)-dependent oxidoreductase translates to MTEPQIKPLALVTGASSGIGFELAKQFAEHGYDVVVNAEDAGIEKAAMLVQASGAQVIPVQADLRTEQGVAQLWSRVQELGRPLEAAAINAGVGQSGSFVDTDWADDLSIMQLNVVSTAALLKLALVEMTARDSGRVLVTSSIASTMPGAYQPVYNASKSFVQSLTEAVQTELKDKKSSVTVTALMPGPTDTDFFDRAGLDDTSMGQGPKDPADEVAAQGFEAMMAGERKVVAASKAVKAQAAANKVLPDAVKAAAHKVMAKPKD, encoded by the coding sequence GTGACAGAGCCCCAGATCAAGCCCCTCGCGCTCGTCACCGGTGCCTCCAGCGGCATCGGGTTCGAGCTCGCCAAGCAGTTCGCCGAGCACGGCTACGACGTGGTGGTGAACGCCGAGGACGCCGGGATCGAGAAGGCCGCGATGCTCGTGCAGGCCTCCGGCGCCCAGGTGATCCCGGTGCAGGCCGACCTGCGCACCGAGCAGGGGGTCGCCCAGCTGTGGTCCCGGGTGCAGGAGCTCGGCCGGCCGCTGGAGGCCGCCGCGATCAACGCCGGCGTGGGCCAGAGCGGGTCGTTCGTCGACACCGACTGGGCCGACGACCTGTCGATCATGCAGCTGAACGTGGTGTCCACCGCCGCGCTGCTCAAGCTGGCGCTGGTCGAGATGACCGCCCGCGACTCCGGCCGGGTGCTGGTCACCTCCTCGATCGCCTCGACCATGCCCGGCGCCTACCAGCCGGTCTACAACGCCTCCAAGTCCTTCGTGCAGTCGCTGACCGAGGCGGTGCAGACCGAGCTCAAGGACAAGAAGTCCTCGGTCACCGTCACCGCGCTGATGCCCGGGCCGACCGACACCGACTTCTTCGACCGGGCCGGCCTGGACGACACCTCGATGGGCCAGGGCCCCAAGGACCCGGCCGACGAGGTGGCTGCGCAGGGCTTCGAGGCGATGATGGCCGGCGAGCGCAAGGTGGTCGCCGCGTCGAAGGCCGTGAAGGCCCAGGCAGCCGCGAACAAGGTGCTGCCCGACGCCGTCAAGGCGGCCGCGCACAAGGTGATGGCCAAGCCGAAGGACTGA
- a CDS encoding LppU/SCO3897 family protein, with protein sequence MSTPGPGGPQPPEQNPGQPGQPASWGQQPPAGQQPQQPWGTPDQPAAPQGFGQPAGQPFGGQPGGATPFGQPAEPQKPKRKWLPIVGGVIALLVVLGALTTFLGAGEPEVGDCIQQTDASEFETVDCDSDEAQYRIEGTDSDMTGDEFNAAADTDLCEDVPSTTFVLWSGTDESEDGNVYCASDV encoded by the coding sequence GTGAGCACCCCCGGCCCCGGCGGCCCCCAGCCGCCCGAGCAGAACCCCGGCCAGCCGGGCCAGCCCGCGAGCTGGGGTCAGCAGCCGCCCGCCGGCCAGCAGCCGCAGCAGCCCTGGGGCACCCCCGACCAGCCGGCCGCGCCGCAGGGCTTCGGCCAGCCGGCCGGTCAGCCCTTCGGCGGCCAGCCGGGTGGCGCGACGCCGTTCGGCCAGCCCGCCGAGCCGCAGAAGCCCAAGCGCAAGTGGCTGCCGATCGTCGGCGGTGTGATCGCCCTGCTCGTCGTCCTGGGTGCGCTGACCACCTTCCTCGGCGCCGGCGAGCCGGAGGTCGGTGACTGCATCCAGCAGACCGACGCCTCCGAGTTCGAGACCGTCGACTGCGACTCCGACGAGGCGCAGTACCGGATCGAGGGCACCGACTCGGACATGACCGGCGACGAGTTCAACGCCGCCGCCGACACCGACCTCTGCGAGGACGTCCCGAGCACCACGTTCGTGCTGTGGTCGGGCACCGACGAGTCCGAGGACGGCAACGTCTACTGCGCGTCGGACGTCTGA
- a CDS encoding acetyl-CoA C-acetyltransferase, with the protein MDDVVICSPLRTPVGRFGGVFAGLSANQLAAAALRGLAERTGLGEGEVDDVILGNCSPSGENPAIGRIAALDAGLGVQVPGLQIDRRCGSGLQAVIYAAMQVAAGAGKVVVAGGVESMSNVEHYALGLRTGAKGDGVMLHDRLARARETAGGIHHPVPGGMLETAENVRREYKIDRLEQDAWALRSQQAAGAAIREGRFADEIIGVEVPATRKTPARLVTEDEHPRPETTIEDLAKLRPVMGAVDPEATVTAGNASGQNDGAAVCLVTTRDEAERRGWEPMVRLVGWSVAGVPPETMGIGPVPATAAVLERTGLQLSDMDLIELNEAFASQVLACLGEWGLEGEDRDRVNVNGSGISLGHPVGATGARILATLAHEMRRREARYGLETMCIGGGQGLAAVFERVS; encoded by the coding sequence ATGGACGACGTCGTCATCTGCTCCCCGCTGCGCACCCCGGTCGGCCGCTTCGGCGGGGTCTTCGCCGGGTTGAGCGCCAACCAGCTGGCCGCCGCCGCGCTCCGCGGGCTGGCCGAGCGCACCGGGCTCGGTGAGGGCGAGGTCGACGACGTCATCCTCGGCAACTGCAGCCCGAGCGGGGAGAACCCGGCCATCGGGCGGATCGCCGCCCTGGACGCCGGGCTCGGCGTGCAGGTGCCCGGGCTGCAGATCGACCGGCGCTGCGGCTCCGGGCTGCAGGCGGTGATCTACGCCGCGATGCAGGTCGCCGCCGGTGCCGGGAAGGTCGTCGTCGCCGGTGGCGTGGAGTCGATGAGCAACGTCGAGCACTACGCGCTGGGGCTGCGCACCGGCGCCAAGGGCGACGGCGTCATGCTGCACGACCGGCTGGCCCGCGCCCGGGAGACCGCCGGCGGCATCCACCACCCGGTGCCCGGCGGCATGCTGGAGACGGCGGAGAACGTGCGCCGGGAGTACAAGATCGACCGGCTGGAGCAGGACGCCTGGGCGCTGCGCTCGCAGCAGGCCGCGGGCGCGGCGATCCGCGAGGGGCGCTTCGCCGACGAGATCATCGGCGTCGAGGTGCCAGCCACCCGGAAGACCCCGGCCCGGCTGGTCACCGAGGACGAGCACCCCCGCCCGGAGACCACCATCGAGGACCTCGCCAAGCTGCGCCCGGTCATGGGCGCGGTCGACCCCGAGGCGACGGTGACCGCCGGCAACGCCTCCGGGCAGAACGACGGCGCCGCGGTCTGCCTCGTCACCACCCGCGACGAGGCCGAGCGCCGCGGCTGGGAGCCGATGGTGCGGCTGGTCGGCTGGTCGGTGGCGGGCGTGCCGCCGGAGACCATGGGCATCGGCCCGGTGCCGGCCACCGCCGCGGTGCTCGAGCGGACCGGCCTGCAGCTGTCCGACATGGACCTCATCGAGCTCAACGAGGCCTTCGCCAGCCAGGTCCTCGCCTGCCTCGGCGAGTGGGGCCTGGAGGGCGAGGACCGCGACCGGGTGAACGTCAACGGGTCGGGCATCTCCCTCGGCCACCCCGTCGGCGCCACGGGTGCCCGCATCCTGGCCACCCTCGCGCACGAGATGCGCCGCCGCGAGGCGCGCTACGGCCTGGAGACGATGTGCATCGGCGGCGGCCAGGGGCTCGCCGCGGTGTTCGAGCGGGTCAGCTGA